The genomic region GCCAAGGCCGTGGCCTTCGGCGAGGCGATGCGCCCTGACTTCTCGGCCTACGCCAGGCAGGTGGTCGCCAACGCCAAGGCGATGGCGGACGAGCTTGCGGCCGGCGGCCTGCGGCTGGTCTCCGGCGGGACGGACAACCATATGGTGCTCGTGGACCTCACGCCGCTGCAGCTCACGGGCTCCAAGGCGGAGACGGCGCTCGGCAAGGTCTACATCACGACCAACAAGAACAACATCCCCAACGACCCCAAGCCGCCTCGCGTGACGAGCGGCCTTCGCCTGGGCACGCCGTCGGTCACCAGCCGCGGCATGGGCACCGCGGAGATGAAGACGATCGCAAAGCTCGTCCTCAAGACGCTGCACAATGTGGGCGATGAGAATATCGAGAAGCAGGTGCAGGACGAGGTGCGCCAGCTTACGTCGCGCTTCCCCGTGCCGGGGATAGACAAGTAGGGGGTTGGGTGTTAGGGGTTGGGTGTTGGTTAACAGCCGGGGAAGATAAGACATAGGAATTAGACCGTGACAATTCGCGCTGTGCTCATCGATGTTGACAATACAATGCTTGACCGGGCGGCGAGCGTGGCGAAGTTCGTTCCCATATTCCGGTCGGAATTCGCGCCGAGGCTCGGCGATGTGTCCGACAAGGCGATTGCGGAAGTCATAGGGAATATTGACGAGAGCGGCGCGCTGCCACGCGCGACCTTCCTCTCGCCGCTGATCAGCGACCTGCCCTGGCGGTCGAAGCCGACCCTTGGCGAGCTCATCCCCTTCTGGACGGCGGTCTACCCGGAGTGCGCTATGCCGATGCCCGGCCTGCGCAAGACGCTGGACGCGATCAAAGCGATGGGGCTGCCGATCGGCGCGATCACCAACGGCTGGGGCGACGTGCAGTACAAGAAGATCGGGATGCTCGGAGTGCGCAGCTACATGAAGTCGATCACATGCGCCGAGCAGGCGGGCGCGCGCAAGCCGGACGTCCGTATCTTCCGCAAGGCGCTCGCCTCCCTGGGCGCGAAGCCGGAGGAGGCCGTGCACATCGGGGATAACCCGGACGCCGATATCGCGGGCGCGACGGGCGCTGGCATGACGGCGATCTGGCTGTCCGGGACGTGCGAATGGCCGAAGGGCGCCGCGCCGGCCAAGCACACCATCAACCGCCTGGAAGACGCGCTGGGGATAATCAAGATGTAGGGTCGGGATATCGTAGGGGCGTCCGCCGCGGCGGACGCCCTCACGTGGTGACAGCAATCGTAATCGTAGGCCAGATACGGGCGCACTGCTGTGCGCCCGTACGAAAACCGCCGCCCCGGTCTATTGCTCCAGCGACTTCAGCGCCTCGGTGGCGGCGGCCTGCTCCGCGATTGCCTTCTTGGGGCCTTTGCCGCGGCCCATTACCTTGCCGTCCACGTAGACTTCCGCTGTCCACTCGCGGTTCGGGTCCTTGCCCGTCACTGAAACGATAGAGTACGTAGGCGTGGACTTGCCGCCCTTTTGCATCGCCTCTTGCAGCACCGACTTGGGGTTCTTGACCGCCAGGCGCGAGCCAATCGTCGAGAGCTCATGGCCCATGACCTTGAGGACGAGCTTCTGCGCCGTCTCGAATCCCTGGTCAAGGAACAGCGCGCCCACCAGCGCCTCGAATGCACCCGCCCTGTTTGACGCCCTGCTTCGCCCGCCGCCAGCCTCCTCTCCCTTCCCCATGGTCAGATGCCTGCCCATCTCCAGCCTGTCCGCCACAATCGCGAGCGTGTCGTCGCGGACAAGCAGCGATCGGGCCTGCGTGAGGTGGCCTTCCGTCCACGCTGGATATCTGTTGAAAAACTCGTCGCCTATTACCATTCCTAGCACGGCATCGCCAAGGAATTCCAGGCGCTCGTTGTCCTCCGCGTCCGCGCCGGGGTTCTCGTTCAGGTACGAGCCGTGAGTCAAGGCGACGTTCAGGAGCTCTTTGTCCTTGAACTTGACGCCCAGCGCCTGCTCGAGAGGGTGTTTCTTGGCCACAACAGTCCGTCCGGGAGGGATTGCCGATAAGGATTCTACGGTTGGCATTTTCCAAAGTCAAAACGCGGGCCGTGTAACAAAGATTTAACATCTTCGCAACATGCGCGTAACACCGGAGAAAGAGAATAAGGCTATCAGATCGACAACACCGGCGCCGCCGAGGCGACCGGGGGGAAGCAACGATGGGTCTGGAAGCAGTAATGGGAACGCTTGCTTTCGCGGTATTCGTGGGCGCGTGGGTCATCCTTCCGACCAGGCAGCGCAAGGACAGCTAGGATAGTCCCCAACGCACTTTAGAAGCGTCGCCTGAGCCTCATGCGCAGCATGAGCGGCGACGCTTTTCCCGTCTCAGGGAGCGCTTCAAGAGCGGCCCCGCTTTGTTTGACACAAATTTCACAAATTGCTATATTGTGGCATCTTTTTCGAACCTGTGGCGGATTCCCTTCCCCCAAGGGACTAATACGACGCCACAAATCCAAGATTCTGTTTAATCGATGGCCTAACTATTTCCTTTTTGAAGGCACCGAATGGCAGACAGGGACCCGGAGGGGATCGATTACGTCCTTCATAAGGCCAGTGAGAATGACGTCAAGTTCGTCAGGCTCTGGTTTACGGATATTCTGGGCAACCTGAAGGGCGTCGCGATAACGGTAGAGGAACTTGAAGGCGCCCTCACCCGCGGCATGAGCTTCGACGGGTCCTCCATCGAGGGCTGGGCGCGCTCCAACGAGAGCGACATGTACGCCCTTCCCGATCCCACCACGTTCAGCATCCTCCCATGGCGCCCCCGCACCAACGCTGTCGCCAGGATGTTCTGCGATATCATCTCCCCCGGCGGCGAGCCGTTCGAGGGCGACCCCCGCGCCGTCCTGCGCCGCAACATCAACCGCGCCGCGGACATGGGCTTCACCTACTACGTCGCGCCGGAGATCGAGTACTTCTACTTCAAGGACTCCGAGGGCACAATGCCCCTGGACGAAGGCGGCTACTTCGACCAGGACCCTCTCGACCTGGCGACCGACCTTCGCCGCGAGACCGTACTTACACTTGAAGAGCTCGGCATACCGGTCGAGTTCAGCCACCACGAGGTCGCCCCCAGCCAGCACGAGATCGACCTCCGCCACACCGACGCGCTCACGATGGCCGATACGGTCATGACCTACCGCATCGTCGTCAAAGAGATCGCGATGAAGCACGGGTACTACGCAACGTTCATGCCCAAGCCTGTCTTCGGCATCAACGGCAGCGGCATGCACATCCACCAGTCGCTCTTCCGCGGGGACGAGAACGCCTTCTACGACGCCAACGACCCGGACAAGTTGTCCGACGTCGCAAAGTGGTTCATGGCAGGCCTGCTCAAGCACGCGCGGGAGATCACCTCTGTCACCAACCAGTGGGTGAACTCCTACAAGCGCCTTGTGGAGAGCGAGGGCGGCGAGCCTCTTGGCTACGAGGCGCCGGTGTACGTCACCTGGGCGAACGTGAACCGATCAGACCTTGCGCGCGTCCCTTCGTACAAGCCTGGACGGGAGGCTTCCCGCCGCATCGAGTACCGCGCGCCGGACCCGGCGTGCAACCCGTACCTGGCCTTCAGCGTGATGCTGGCGGCGGGGCTGGAAGGCATTGAAAAGCAGTACAAGCTACCTCCCGTGGCCGAGCGCAACGTCTTTGCGCTTACGGCGGGGGAGCGCGAGGCGATGGGCATTGAGATGCTGCCGCGCAGCCTCGGCGAGGCGATCCTCCTTACGGAGAAGAGCGAGCTCGTTCGCAAGGCCCTGGGGCCGAGGGTGTTCGACAGCTTCATACGCAACAAGAAGATAGAGTGGGACCGGTACCGACGACACGTTACCGACTACGAGATCAAGCGGTACCTTCCAATACTCTAGGAGCAGTCAGCAGTGGGCAGAGATAGGCAGTCAGCAGTCAGCAGTCGGCAGTCGGCAGGATACAAGAATATTAATCTGCCGAAGCCGGTGAAGCAGGGCCTTTACGATCCCCGGTTCGAGCACGACGCGTGCGGCGTCGGACTCGTCGCCAACGTCAAGGGTGTGAAGTCCGCCGCCACAATCGCGCAGGGGCTCGAGGTGCTCATCAACCTGGGCCACCGAGGCGCGGCCGGCGCGGACCCTGACACCGGCGACGGCTGCGGCATCCTGTTCCAGATGCCCACGGCCTTCTTTGCCTCCGAGGCTGTGAAGCTGGGCTTCACCCTGCCGCCCGCCGGCGCGTACGGCGTCAGCATGACCTTCCTCCCACGCGAGGCCCGGCAGCGCGCCCGGTGCGAGAAGATCATCGAGCGAGTTGTTGCCGAAGAGGGCTGCATGCTGCTCGGCTGGCGCGACGTGCCCGTCAAGCCGGACGCCATCGGCACACTGGCTTCCCGCGTCCGCCCGTTCATCCGCCAGTTTTTCGTTGGGCGTCCCGCCGGCTCTGCCGACAAGGCCCCCCTGGAGCTGCGACTTTACGTCATCCGCAAACAGATCGAAAAGGCCGTCGCGGCGACGCAGATCAAGGACGTGGACCAGTTCTACATCTGCAGCCTGTCGTCCACGAAGATCGTGTACAAGGGCCTAATCCTTGCACACCAGCTCGAGAACTTTTATCCCGACCTGAGCAACAAGGACATGGTTTCCGCGTTCGCGCTCGTCCACTCGCGCTTCAGCACCAACACGCTGGGCACGTGGCGGCTTGCGCACCCGTACCGGTTCATCATCCACAACGGCGAGATCAACACCCTGCGCGGCAACATCAACTGGATGGCCGCGAGGGAGGCCAACTTCGCCTCCCCACTGCTCGGCGACGACATCAAGAAGCTCCTGCCGGTCGTCACGCCCAACCAGAGCGACACGGCGACGCTGGACAACGCGCTGGAGCTCCTGCTCGCGTCCGGCCGCTCCCTTCAGCACGCGATGATGATGCTCATCCCCGAGGCGTGGGGCGAGCACATCACGATGGACCAGGCGAAGAAGGACTTCTACGAGTACCACGCGTGCCTTATGGAGGCTTGGGACGGCCCCGCCCTCGTCATCGGCACTGACGGCACGAAGGTGTGCGCAATCCTGGACCGCAACGGCCTGCGCCCCTGCCGCTACCTGGTGACGAAGGACGACCTGCTCGTCATGGCATCGGAGACCGGCGTGCTCGATATCCCGGAAGAGAAGATCCTCTACAAGTGGCGCATCCAGCCCGGCCGCATGTTTATGCTGGACACCGCCGAAGGCCGCATCGTCGACGACACCGAGATCAAGAACGGCCTAACCACCCTGAAGCCATACGGCAAGTGGCTCAAGGAGAACAAGGTCACGATGGACCAGCTCCCGGAGCCGAAGAAGGTCCACAAGCCGGACTTTGAGACGCTTATCGAGCGGCAGAAAGCGTTCGGCTACACGCAGGAGGATATCCGCGTGACGCTGGAGCCAATGGCGACTACCGGCGCGGAGCCTGTGGGCTCGATGGGCACGGACACCCCGCTGGCCGTGCTCTCCGACCAGACTCCCCTGCTCTTCCAGTACTTCAAGCAGCTGTTCGCACAGGTCAGCAACCCGCCGCTGGACGCCATCCGCGAGGAGCTGGTGACATCCGTCGCGACATTCATCGGCGCTGAGGGCAACCTATTCGACGAGACGCCGCAGCAGGCCCGGATGCTCAAGATCAAGAAGCCGCTGCTGACGAACAAAGACCTCGAAAAGATCCGCGCCATCGACAGGCCCGGCCTCAAGGCGAAGACACTATCCACGCTCTTCAGGCCGTCCGAAGGGAGGGGCGCCCTCGAGAGCGCAATGGAGAAGCTGTTCGCCCAGGTATCGCAGGCCGTACGCGAGGGACACTCGATCATCATCCTGTCCGACAGGGGCGTGGACCACGAGTACGCCCACATACCCAGCCTGATGGCCGTCTCCGGCGTGCACCACCACCTGATCCGCGAGGGCGCGCGCACGAAAGTC from SAR202 cluster bacterium harbors:
- a CDS encoding HAD family hydrolase is translated as MTIRAVLIDVDNTMLDRAASVAKFVPIFRSEFAPRLGDVSDKAIAEVIGNIDESGALPRATFLSPLISDLPWRSKPTLGELIPFWTAVYPECAMPMPGLRKTLDAIKAMGLPIGAITNGWGDVQYKKIGMLGVRSYMKSITCAEQAGARKPDVRIFRKALASLGAKPEEAVHIGDNPDADIAGATGAGMTAIWLSGTCEWPKGAAPAKHTINRLEDALGIIKM
- the rnc gene encoding ribonuclease III, whose product is MPTVESLSAIPPGRTVVAKKHPLEQALGVKFKDKELLNVALTHGSYLNENPGADAEDNERLEFLGDAVLGMVIGDEFFNRYPAWTEGHLTQARSLLVRDDTLAIVADRLEMGRHLTMGKGEEAGGGRSRASNRAGAFEALVGALFLDQGFETAQKLVLKVMGHELSTIGSRLAVKNPKSVLQEAMQKGGKSTPTYSIVSVTGKDPNREWTAEVYVDGKVMGRGKGPKKAIAEQAAATEALKSLEQ
- a CDS encoding glutamine synthetase, with product MADRDPEGIDYVLHKASENDVKFVRLWFTDILGNLKGVAITVEELEGALTRGMSFDGSSIEGWARSNESDMYALPDPTTFSILPWRPRTNAVARMFCDIISPGGEPFEGDPRAVLRRNINRAADMGFTYYVAPEIEYFYFKDSEGTMPLDEGGYFDQDPLDLATDLRRETVLTLEELGIPVEFSHHEVAPSQHEIDLRHTDALTMADTVMTYRIVVKEIAMKHGYYATFMPKPVFGINGSGMHIHQSLFRGDENAFYDANDPDKLSDVAKWFMAGLLKHAREITSVTNQWVNSYKRLVESEGGEPLGYEAPVYVTWANVNRSDLARVPSYKPGREASRRIEYRAPDPACNPYLAFSVMLAAGLEGIEKQYKLPPVAERNVFALTAGEREAMGIEMLPRSLGEAILLTEKSELVRKALGPRVFDSFIRNKKIEWDRYRRHVTDYEIKRYLPIL